The following coding sequences are from one Melanotaenia boesemani isolate fMelBoe1 chromosome 17, fMelBoe1.pri, whole genome shotgun sequence window:
- the LOC121657023 gene encoding glutathione S-transferase A-like has protein sequence MAKSMSLLWGSGSPPCWRVMITLEEKKLQGYKHKLLSFEKDEHKSQEVLEINPRGQLPTFKHGDNIVNESSAACLYLENQFKSQGTKLIPDTPAEQAVMYQRMMEGLTLTEKLNLVIYYEWFVPEEERHDSAVKRNKENLVAELKLWENYLQMVAAGSYLAGAFSLADVVVFPNIAYAFRFGLSVGRYPKLAKYYSLLKDRPSIKSSWPSHWMASPQGYDVLKDL, from the exons ATGGCTAAGTCAATGAGTCTGCTGTGGGGGTCTGGATCCCCTCCCTGCTGGCGTGTTATGATCACCTTAgaagaaaagaagctgcagggttacaaacacaaactgctgtCCTTTGAGAAAGACGAGCATAAATCTCAGGAAGTCTTGGAAATCAACCCAAGGGGACAG CTGCCTACCTTCAAACATGGGGACAACATAGTGAATGAGTCCAGTGCAGCATGTTTATACCTTGAG AATCAGTTTAAATCTCAGGGCACCAAGCTGATTCCTGACACTCCTGCAGAGCAAGCTGTGATGTACCAACGCATGATGGAGGGTCTCACCCTCACAGAAAAACTTA ATTTAGTTATCTACTATGAGTGGTTTGTCCCTGAAGAAGAGCGACATGACTCTGCGGTGAAGAGGAACAAAGAGAATCTGGTCGCTGAACTCAAACTCTGGGAAAACTACCTGCAGATG GTGGCTGCAGGCTCATACCTGGCGGGTGCCTTCTCTTTAGCCGATGTGGTTGTCTTTCCAAACATTGCTTATGCGTTTCGTTTCGG gcTTTCTGTGGGACGTTACCCCAAACTGGCCAAATATTACAGTCTGCTGAAAGACAGACCCAGCATTAAATCCAGCTGGCCCTCACACTGGATGGCCAGCCCACAGGGTTATGATGTCCTGAAAGACCTCTGA
- the LOC121656779 gene encoding glutathione S-transferase A-like yields the protein MAKDMTFLWGSGSPPCWRVMIVLEEKNLQGYNHKLLSFEKMEHKSQEVLDINPRGQLPSFKHGNNIVNESYAACFYLESQFKSQGNKLIPEKAEEQALMYQRMFEGLTFYEKLNAVVYYEWYVPEGERHDSALKRNREALTTELQLWEGYLQKLGSGSHLAGSSFTLADAVVFPTVATVFRFGLSAERYPKLGEYYALLKERPSVKASWPPHWLENPKGQETLKDI from the exons ATGGCCAAGGACATGACTTTTCTGTGGGGCTCCGGCTCTCCTCCCTGCTGGAGGGTGATGATCGTGCTGGAGGAGAAGAACCTGCAGGGCTACAACCACAAACTGCTCTCCTTCGAGAAAATGGAGCACAAGTCTCAAGAAGTGTTAGATATAAATCCCAGGGGGCAG ctTCCGTCCTTCAAACATGGAAACAACATTGTGAACGAATCCTATGCGGCTTGCTTTTACCTGGAG AGCCAGTTCAAGTCTCAGGGAAACAAGCTGATCCCAGAAAAGGCAGAAGAACAAGCACTGATGTACCAGCGCATGTTCGAGGGGCTCACATTCTACGAAAAACTAA ATGCAGTGGTCTACTATGAATGGTACGTTCCTGAGGGTGAGAGGCATGACTCCGCCctgaagagaaacagagaagcTCTGACCACTGAGCTCCAGCTCTGGGAAGGTTACCTGCAGAAG CTGGGCTCTGGCTCCCACCTGGCGGGATCGTCTTTTACGCTGGCAGATGCGGTCGTTTTCCCAACGGTTGCCACTGTTTTCAGATTTGG GTTGTCTGCAGAGCGTTACCCTAAACTGGGAGAGTATTACGCTCTGCTGAAGGAGAGGCCCAGCGTCAAAGCCAGCTGGCCGCCTCATTGGCTGGAGAACCCCAAAGGACAAGAAACACTCAAAGACATCTGA